The Paenibacillus sp. FSL H7-0357 nucleotide sequence TTCAGCAGCTCGCCGTCGCTCTTCATCGTCGCGGTTGGCGGTCCCGTGAACTGCTCCTTGCGGGAAGCCTCCTTCTGGCTGAGTAGCACAGGGGCAATGTCCTCCGGAATTTCCTTGATGACTTTGGAGGGAATTCTTGCTCCATCGAAGGTTAGCGTGTAGGAAGCGACCCGGATGCCGCCCAGCGGCAGAGCGGAAGGCATAATTGTCGGCTTGCCGCCCACCATTGCCCAATCATAGTCTTCGGCAAGACCATGGATGAACTCGCCGGTCGAGGTGGCGTAATAATCAAACAAATAATTTTGATAGGTAAAAAAGATTTCCGGATGCTTCATTTTCTTGCTAATCAGAATAGCGCCATTGACAGGCAGGGTGCCCCTTCTCAAGGCCATACCGCCTGGTCCCGAAGGTATGGCGATGGCCTTGACGCGTGCCTGCGGGTCAGCGGCGGTCAGGAAGGACAAGGGCCAGCCACGCATCCAGTACGGACCGGCAATGATGCCGGCCTTGCCGGAGACGAACAGATTGGCGGCGCCCTCTTCATCAAGCCACGCACTGTCGGTGGACAAGTATCCTTGATGCACCCAATGCTTCATGAGTGCAACAGCCTTGCGGGCGCCGGGCTGCACGGACCCGTATTCCAGTGTTCCGTCGCTCATGCGGTTCCACTGCTCAGGAACCGTGCCGAACGCGCCAAAGACCCAACTGCTGTCCCCCATCCAGGTGTTCGGACCGTTGCGGAATCCAACGGCAAGGCCGTAAGTGTCCTTAAGACCATTGCCGTCCGGGTCCCGGTTGACAAAGGCATCCATGACCCGTCCCAGTTCGTCCAGATTCCGCGGCGCGTCCAGATGCAGCTTATCCAGCCAATCCTGGCGGACCCAGAGCAGCGGATCGGAGTTATATTCGTAATCCATGATGGGAATGGCATACTTGCGCCCGTCCCGCACGAAAGTATCCCATGCCGAGGCATCCTCGGCCACAGCCTTCTTCCACACCTTGGAAGCGTACTGTTCAAATAAATCACCGACTTCCATGAATTGCCCGGAGTCGATCAGTTCCTGGATGATGTCGGCATCCCGGGTCGTTACGACATCGGGCATATTGCCTTTGGCCAGTTCAAGCCTCAGCTTGTTGGCATAGGTCTCGGAGGTGCCGGAGATGGTCCAAAGATAACGGATACGGATGCCGAGCCGGTTCTCGGCCCAGATGGTATGCACGTTATGCTCGAGGCTCTCGCCTTTTTTGAAGGTCAGATTGGGGTTCACGGAACCTACCGTATACAGGTCTACAGGAGGATTATATTTGCCCGCCTTGACGTCGAAATGAGGCGCTGTGCTCTCCGGGGAGCCCGCCGGGAGACCTTCGCCGGCGCTGCGGAACGCGCATCCCGACAACGACAAGAGCAGTAGGAATAGCGGTAAACGGATTTTCATGGAACCACCTGCTTTTCGTAATGTTCTGGGGAGCCCAACAAATTGTATCATAATCGTCTTCAGCATCGTATGATACAATTCTTTTATACAGCGAAGTCTTTGAAAAGGATGATCTTATGGCCTGGCGTCCGAACCTATTTATAAAAATGGTTGCGATTCTTATTTCCCTTATTTCAGTCACGCTCTTATTCTACGGATTGTCCTACCGCAAGGATATCGGAGTCATTACGAACCAGATTAAAACGACCGATTTGAATCATCTGGAGTTCCTGACCCAGCAGATGGACAACAATATCAACCAATTGGCAGGCAGCATGTATGCACTTCAGCGAGATCCGACCGTCCGCGACTATGAGCAGATCCGGCAATTGGGCCACCTTATTGATCCCCCTCAGACCATTATGACCGTTCTGGAGAAGCTGTCCCTTCAGACCAGCTCCAGCACATGGGAGAACCGGATTGTCCTGTACAAGCCGCACAGCGGCGAGACCCTGGGGTCGGATTCCTCGCTCTCCTTTGACTCCTCCATACTTGAAAAGCCTTTGCCGGCTGGCTGGGAGTATATTTCGGAGGACAAGGGCAGCGCCGAAGCGGGCTTCCGTCTGCTGCTGTCGGACCCCATCGAGAGAAGAAATGCCCCCCGCGAGGCGGAACTGCTGATGTCGATGTATTTTCCCATATCCAATATTGAGCGGATGTTCGATGCCTACCAATCGCAAAACAAGGGCGACACCTTCCTGTTCCATCCGGCTTTTGGGATAATCCTCTCCCGCAATACCGACCGGAAAATGGCGAAGCGGATTGTGGCAACGCTGACTCCTTCAACCGGACAAGGGACCTCGGACATCTTCAGTCTCAAGGAAGGCAGCTTTCTTGTCAGCTCGGTTCCATCTTCGGCCATTAACTGGCAGGTTGTGCATTATTCGCCGCTGAAGCAGATTCTTCAGCCGATCCGCAGCAGCCGTTATTCCTTCCTGACGGGATCGGCCATACTGCTGGTGATGAGCCTGCTGTTCTCGCTGCAGCTCTATCGTCAAGTACAGCGTCCGGTAAGCCTCTTGCTGCGTTCCCTCAACAGAATGAAGGAAGGACGCTGGTCTACCCGTATTCATACCAAGACCAATCCCGAGTTCACGATGCTCAACGAGGAGTTCAATGAAATGGCTGAGAAGATTCAATTGCTGATTGAACAGGTCTATCTGGAGCAGCTCCGGGCCAAGGACGCCCACCTCAAGCAGCTTCAATCGCAGATCAATCCGCATTTTCTCTACAATTGCCTATTCTTTATCAAGAGCAAGGCTGTTGTCGGCGATACGGATTCAGTGGAGGCCATGGCGCTTAATCTAGGCGAGTACTACCGTTATATCACCAAAGTCGACCATTCTCTCACCACCCTTCAGGAAGAACTGAAGCTGCTGGAGAACTACCTGGAAATACAGAATTTGCGGAAACAGCGCATCTGCTATGAGATGGATATCGCCGATGATCTGCTGGGCCTGAACATTCCCCGGCTGCTGATTCAGCCCTTGGTCGAGAACAGCATTATTCATGGCATTGAGAAAAAAATCGGCCAAGGCTCTATTCG carries:
- a CDS encoding extracellular solute-binding protein; amino-acid sequence: MKIRLPLFLLLLSLSGCAFRSAGEGLPAGSPESTAPHFDVKAGKYNPPVDLYTVGSVNPNLTFKKGESLEHNVHTIWAENRLGIRIRYLWTISGTSETYANKLRLELAKGNMPDVVTTRDADIIQELIDSGQFMEVGDLFEQYASKVWKKAVAEDASAWDTFVRDGRKYAIPIMDYEYNSDPLLWVRQDWLDKLHLDAPRNLDELGRVMDAFVNRDPDGNGLKDTYGLAVGFRNGPNTWMGDSSWVFGAFGTVPEQWNRMSDGTLEYGSVQPGARKAVALMKHWVHQGYLSTDSAWLDEEGAANLFVSGKAGIIAGPYWMRGWPLSFLTAADPQARVKAIAIPSGPGGMALRRGTLPVNGAILISKKMKHPEIFFTYQNYLFDYYATSTGEFIHGLAEDYDWAMVGGKPTIMPSALPLGGIRVASYTLTFDGARIPSKVIKEIPEDIAPVLLSQKEASRKEQFTGPPTATMKSDGELLKKLEQKSFQKIIFADSGIVEFDEFVDKWKAYGGLTETSEVNVWDRSRQ
- a CDS encoding sensor histidine kinase, producing MAWRPNLFIKMVAILISLISVTLLFYGLSYRKDIGVITNQIKTTDLNHLEFLTQQMDNNINQLAGSMYALQRDPTVRDYEQIRQLGHLIDPPQTIMTVLEKLSLQTSSSTWENRIVLYKPHSGETLGSDSSLSFDSSILEKPLPAGWEYISEDKGSAEAGFRLLLSDPIERRNAPREAELLMSMYFPISNIERMFDAYQSQNKGDTFLFHPAFGIILSRNTDRKMAKRIVATLTPSTGQGTSDIFSLKEGSFLVSSVPSSAINWQVVHYSPLKQILQPIRSSRYSFLTGSAILLVMSLLFSLQLYRQVQRPVSLLLRSLNRMKEGRWSTRIHTKTNPEFTMLNEEFNEMAEKIQLLIEQVYLEQLRAKDAHLKQLQSQINPHFLYNCLFFIKSKAVVGDTDSVEAMALNLGEYYRYITKVDHSLTTLQEELKLLENYLEIQNLRKQRICYEMDIADDLLGLNIPRLLIQPLVENSIIHGIEKKIGQGSIRITASQTQEMVTVTVEDNGAGMTDEAIAALHVRMSESTREDGGCGLWNIQQRLKSYYGDSSGLLIAPSSDGGLKITLRMEKKEEPYAPNSAG